The Corallococcus macrosporus genome segment ACGAACATGAACTGCAACGAGGTGCTGGCCAACCGCGCCTCGGAGCTGCTGGGCGGCGAGCGCGGTGAGGCGCGCAAGGTCCACCCCAACGACGACGTCAACAAGGGCCAGAGCTCCAACGACGTGTTCCCCACCGCGATGAGCGTGGCCGCCGTGGAGGCCGTGGTGAAGCACGTGCTGCCGGAGTTGGTGGCCCTGCGCGACGTGCTCGCGCAGAAGTCCCAGGCCTTCCAGTCCATCGTGAAGATTGGCCGCACGCACCTGCAGGACGCGACGCCGCTCACCCTGGGTCAGGAGTTCAGCGGCTACGTGGCGCAGCTGGACCGCACGAAGGGCCACATCGAGGCGTCCCTGCCGCACCTGCTGGAGCTGGCGCTGGGCGGCACCGCCGTGGGCACCGGCCTCAACGCGCCCCCGGGCTACGCCGAGCGCGTGGCCGCGGAGATCGCGAAGCTCACCGGCCACGCCTTCGTCACCGCGCCCAACAAGTTCGAGGCGCTGGCCGCCAACGACGCGCTGGTGCAGGCGCACGGCGCGCTCAAGGGGCTGGCGGCGGTGCTGTTCAAGGTGGCCAACGACATCCGCTGGCTGTCCTCGGGGCCGCGCTCGGGCATCGGTGAAATCAACATCCCGGAGAACGAGCCGGGCAGCTCCATCATGCCGGGCAAGGTGAACCCCACGCAGAGCGAGGCGCTCACCATGCTGTCCGCCCAGGTGATGGGCAACGACGTGGCCATCTCCCTGGGCGGCGCGTCCGGCAACTTCGAGCTCAACGTCTTCAAGCCGCTCATCATCCAGAACTTCCTGCAGAGCTGCCGCCTGCTGGCGGACGGCATGCGCAGCTTCCGCCTGAACTGCGCGGTGGGCATCGAGCCCAACCTCCCGCGCCTCCAGGAGAACCTCCAGCGCAGCCTGATGCTCGTCACCGCGCTCAACCCGCACATCGGCTACGACAACGCGGCGAAGATCGCCAAGACGGCGCACAAGCAGGGCAAGACGCTGAAGGAGGTGGCGGTGGAGCTGGGGCTCGTCACCGCCGAGCAGTTCGACCAGTGGGTGCGCCCGGAGAAGATGACCGGGAACCTCTAGGCCGCCCCTACTTCAGGGGCAGCACCCAGGGTTCGCGGCCCGTCTCCGGCGTCCACGCGGAGAAGAAGAGCCGGTCGCCCACGACCTTCAGGTTCGCGGGCGACGAGGACAGGGGGCCGGGCAGCACGTCCACGAGCGGCCTCGTGCCCTCGGCCGTGCCGTCCGTGCGCCACAGCTCCACGCCCATGACGCCGTCCGACGCCGCGAACACCCACGGCCCCTTCGGGCCCAGCGGCACCAGCGGCCCGGGCACGGCCACGCTGCCCGCGGCGCCGGGGCG includes the following:
- the fumC gene encoding class II fumarate hydratase, which encodes MSTKNVRIEKDTFGPIEVPADRLWGAQTQRSRQNFAISSERMPLALVHALVLVKKAAALVNQENGTLSKEKAQAIVKAADEVLAGQHDEEFPLLVWQTGSGTQTNMNCNEVLANRASELLGGERGEARKVHPNDDVNKGQSSNDVFPTAMSVAAVEAVVKHVLPELVALRDVLAQKSQAFQSIVKIGRTHLQDATPLTLGQEFSGYVAQLDRTKGHIEASLPHLLELALGGTAVGTGLNAPPGYAERVAAEIAKLTGHAFVTAPNKFEALAANDALVQAHGALKGLAAVLFKVANDIRWLSSGPRSGIGEINIPENEPGSSIMPGKVNPTQSEALTMLSAQVMGNDVAISLGGASGNFELNVFKPLIIQNFLQSCRLLADGMRSFRLNCAVGIEPNLPRLQENLQRSLMLVTALNPHIGYDNAAKIAKTAHKQGKTLKEVAVELGLVTAEQFDQWVRPEKMTGNL